In the genome of Fuerstiella sp., one region contains:
- a CDS encoding PTS sugar transporter subunit IIA, giving the protein MSYDSMNIEELMTQLGRERRVVERMASRGHIPGRRVAGEWRFNRMEITQWLETEIPSLDDQALARMEQTQQSAELDPRSPISQLIHPETVQVPLDAGTKPSTLQSLVEVAGRTWQILEPTAVLEAVKQREAVMSTGFENGVAIPHPRNPLPDALSDSVVAFGRTSSGIPFGAPGRALSDMFFLVLARDSQTHLQILARIGRLMQLPEFVPNLRAADTSIAAHTLICEADTIIDG; this is encoded by the coding sequence ATGTCCTACGATTCTATGAACATCGAAGAATTGATGACTCAACTCGGGCGGGAGCGACGAGTCGTTGAACGTATGGCCAGTCGGGGGCATATCCCTGGCCGTCGTGTGGCAGGAGAATGGCGTTTCAATCGTATGGAGATCACCCAGTGGCTGGAAACCGAAATTCCGAGTCTGGATGACCAGGCCCTGGCTCGAATGGAACAAACGCAGCAGTCTGCCGAACTTGATCCACGTTCACCGATTTCCCAACTGATCCACCCCGAAACGGTCCAGGTACCGCTCGACGCCGGCACAAAACCATCCACACTGCAGTCACTTGTAGAGGTTGCCGGCCGTACCTGGCAGATACTGGAACCGACAGCCGTGCTGGAAGCCGTCAAACAGCGAGAAGCAGTCATGTCGACCGGATTCGAAAACGGTGTCGCGATTCCACATCCACGCAATCCGCTTCCCGATGCTCTGAGTGATTCAGTGGTTGCCTTCGGACGAACGTCGTCCGGAATTCCATTTGGAGCTCCCGGACGAGCGCTGTCCGACATGTTCTTTCTGGTCCTTGCCAGGGATTCTCAAACTCATCTGCAGATCCTGGCCCGGATAGGCAGACTGATGCAGTTACCCGAATTTGTGCCCAACCTGCGCGCAGCGGATACCAGTATCGCCGCACACACGCTCATATGCGAAGCCGACACAATCATCGACGGATAA
- a CDS encoding Gfo/Idh/MocA family oxidoreductase, with protein sequence MLKSVGLVVSGLGWIGKRHAELIKAHDGCELLGLCDTDSSRSKIAKQLDVPFYRHIEELIDRERPNGAVIATPNQWHAEIAETCAQHGVHVLIEKPIADTLSAARRIQHASDDTGIRVLVGHHRRHNPLIRETRDIIRSGTLGGLVGVSMLWALMKPTEYFDVDWRCRSPGGGPNFINLIHEFDTLRFVCGEIRQVCAFAGSAVRKLDVEDSLSIAISFESGALGSIFASDTVSSPWSWETTTGENPHYFHADRNCYRFLGTSASLAFPKMELWQYADNTQTDWQHPMKMSQRQVVCADPLQLQLQHFCRVVRQDERSMVDAREGTRSLAVTLAVQKSIRDRIPVDVEAISPCS encoded by the coding sequence ATGCTGAAGTCCGTCGGATTAGTCGTCTCTGGTCTCGGCTGGATTGGCAAACGACACGCAGAACTCATCAAAGCCCATGACGGCTGTGAGCTCCTCGGACTCTGTGATACCGATTCGAGTCGCAGCAAAATTGCAAAACAGCTTGACGTTCCGTTTTACCGGCACATTGAAGAGTTGATTGATCGTGAAAGACCGAACGGCGCCGTCATTGCCACGCCAAATCAATGGCATGCTGAGATTGCGGAGACATGCGCGCAGCATGGAGTCCATGTTCTGATCGAAAAACCGATCGCCGATACACTTTCCGCAGCGCGCCGTATCCAGCATGCCTCAGATGACACCGGAATCAGAGTGCTTGTCGGCCATCATCGACGCCATAATCCTCTTATTCGGGAAACGCGAGACATCATCCGCAGTGGAACTCTGGGAGGGCTGGTTGGCGTATCAATGTTGTGGGCACTCATGAAGCCGACTGAATACTTCGACGTTGACTGGCGGTGCAGAAGTCCAGGTGGCGGACCAAATTTCATAAACCTCATTCATGAATTTGACACTCTGCGTTTTGTCTGCGGAGAAATCCGTCAGGTGTGTGCTTTTGCGGGATCAGCCGTGCGGAAACTAGACGTCGAAGACTCGCTCAGCATCGCAATTTCATTTGAAAGCGGCGCACTGGGTTCCATTTTTGCATCTGACACGGTTTCCTCACCCTGGTCCTGGGAAACCACAACGGGAGAGAACCCGCACTACTTTCACGCGGACCGGAATTGTTACCGTTTTCTCGGAACATCGGCGTCGCTGGCATTTCCCAAAATGGAGTTGTGGCAGTATGCCGACAATACTCAAACCGACTGGCAGCATCCGATGAAAATGTCGCAGCGGCAGGTGGTTTGCGCCGACCCGCTTCAGCTTCAGCTTCAGCATTTTTGTCGAGTCGTCAGACAGGACGAACGATCGATGGTTGACGCGCGTGAGGGCACTCGATCGCTGGCGGTCACGCTGGCCGTGCAGAAGTCAATCCGGGACCGGATTCCCGTGGACGTTGAGGCAATCTCACCATGCAGCTGA
- a CDS encoding peptidyl-prolyl cis-trans isomerase, whose protein sequence is MRVYRSFLLIVCATTMSFTCGCAEDNPGKGNELAAAHILITHKYSSGRPPNITRTQIEALELAKEVVEKARATGADFAALAKEYSESPTGPAGGDLGIFSPITMARPFSEATQALEIGAISDPVRTPFGYHIILRKQP, encoded by the coding sequence ATGCGAGTCTATCGCTCGTTCCTGTTGATTGTCTGTGCGACTACCATGTCATTCACCTGCGGATGCGCTGAGGATAATCCGGGCAAAGGAAATGAACTGGCCGCCGCTCACATCCTGATCACGCATAAGTACAGCTCAGGACGCCCCCCGAACATAACCCGAACACAAATCGAAGCCCTGGAACTGGCGAAGGAAGTCGTTGAAAAAGCCCGGGCGACCGGCGCAGACTTTGCTGCGCTGGCAAAAGAGTATTCTGAAAGTCCAACCGGACCGGCCGGCGGCGATCTGGGTATTTTTTCTCCTATAACAATGGCAAGACCATTCAGTGAAGCCACTCAGGCTCTTGAAATCGGCGCCATCAGTGATCCGGTGCGGACACCGTTCGGTTACCACATCATTCTGCGCAAGCAGCCGTAG
- a CDS encoding histidine phosphatase family protein, with translation MLTSKTLLLVRHAKSSWKNEELGDIDRPLSKRGFRDGPDMGKRLSVRLLIPELIVSSPAVRALSTAGAIGKETGYTDEIIVEDNLYGAAPQEVLDLISEFDDFLRVVMIVLHNPTITELANMFSVKSIENVPTCGVLVIEVSAWSRVAKARLTDFDYPKNLA, from the coding sequence GTGCTTACTTCGAAGACATTGCTGTTGGTTCGTCATGCGAAATCCAGCTGGAAGAATGAGGAGCTGGGCGACATTGATCGTCCGCTCAGCAAACGTGGTTTCAGAGACGGTCCCGATATGGGAAAACGGCTGTCCGTACGGCTGTTGATTCCGGAACTGATTGTTTCCAGCCCGGCGGTGCGAGCCCTGTCGACTGCGGGGGCCATTGGAAAAGAAACCGGCTATACGGATGAGATCATTGTGGAGGACAATCTGTACGGTGCGGCTCCGCAGGAGGTGCTGGATCTCATTTCTGAATTTGATGACTTTCTTCGGGTGGTCATGATTGTTCTGCACAACCCGACCATCACTGAGCTTGCAAACATGTTTTCCGTTAAGTCCATTGAAAATGTGCCCACCTGTGGTGTGCTGGTGATTGAAGTGTCAGCGTGGTCGCGCGTAGCAAAGGCCCGGCTGACAGATTTCGATTATCCAAAGAACCTCGCCTGA
- a CDS encoding phytanoyl-CoA dioxygenase family protein encodes MQLNESQISQFDQQGYLFFPELLDTDEVTALQKAMPAILDRRGPEIVCETDDPTAVRLAFGAHTYSDAFRRLMRLPCLLNPVRQLLGEDVYLHQSRLNPKHGFAGGASWDWHQDYPPWNKIDGMPQPMCIMTAIFIDDCSVARSPLLIVPGSQRHGLLDSEPHPDTAGKEYALHHIDQVTLKSLAADHGIEALVGPAGSVAFIHCNVVHGSANNVSPWQRAIMYLIYNAVDNACTGTDRAWYHNNRDFSALLPLDDNCLKTQGK; translated from the coding sequence ATGCAGCTGAACGAAAGTCAGATTTCACAATTCGACCAGCAGGGTTATTTGTTTTTCCCCGAGTTGCTGGATACTGACGAGGTCACTGCGCTGCAGAAAGCCATGCCCGCCATTCTGGATCGCCGGGGACCGGAAATCGTCTGTGAGACGGACGATCCGACGGCCGTCAGGCTGGCCTTTGGGGCTCACACGTACAGCGACGCTTTCCGACGTCTAATGCGACTGCCGTGCCTGTTAAACCCGGTGCGTCAACTCCTGGGTGAAGATGTCTATCTGCATCAGAGTCGGCTGAACCCCAAGCATGGTTTTGCAGGAGGCGCTTCATGGGACTGGCACCAGGACTATCCGCCGTGGAATAAAATCGACGGCATGCCTCAGCCAATGTGTATCATGACGGCGATTTTCATCGACGACTGCAGTGTGGCCAGATCACCTCTGCTGATCGTACCTGGCTCTCAGCGCCACGGTCTGCTTGATTCGGAACCGCACCCCGACACAGCGGGAAAAGAGTACGCGCTGCATCACATCGATCAGGTCACATTGAAATCGCTGGCCGCAGACCACGGGATTGAGGCCTTGGTCGGCCCCGCCGGATCTGTGGCTTTTATCCATTGCAATGTCGTGCACGGTTCAGCAAACAATGTCTCCCCGTGGCAACGCGCAATTATGTATCTGATTTACAATGCAGTGGATAATGCGTGCACCGGCACCGACCGTGCCTGGTATCACAACAATCGTGATTTTTCAGCACTGCTGCCGCTCGACGACAATTGTCTGAAGACGCAGGGCAAATGA